Proteins co-encoded in one Ponticoccus alexandrii genomic window:
- a CDS encoding NAD(P)H-dependent oxidoreductase: MKKRIYVLNGHPGGTSLSKRLSEVYAQAAIKAGHDVRLTHLHDLTFDPDFGEGSYKTLKPLEDDLKAVVANLGWSEHVVLLTPMWWGGVPAKLKGLFDRVLLPGFAFDPRQKRLGLPKPLLAGRTARLIMTSDTPDWFFRLAYGRAMVRQLRGQVFGFVGIKPLRVTHFAAASHPAPKDVERWSEAVAVLGRAAR; encoded by the coding sequence ATGAAGAAACGAATATACGTCCTGAACGGGCACCCGGGCGGGACGTCGCTGTCAAAGCGGCTGTCCGAGGTTTACGCGCAGGCCGCGATCAAGGCAGGTCACGACGTGCGGCTGACCCATCTGCACGATCTCACTTTCGATCCCGACTTTGGCGAGGGCAGCTACAAGACCCTGAAACCGCTGGAGGATGACCTGAAGGCGGTCGTCGCCAACCTTGGGTGGAGCGAACATGTCGTCCTGTTGACCCCGATGTGGTGGGGCGGTGTTCCGGCCAAGCTGAAAGGCCTGTTCGACCGGGTTCTTCTGCCGGGCTTCGCCTTTGATCCGCGCCAGAAACGGCTGGGGCTGCCCAAGCCGCTTCTGGCCGGTCGGACCGCGCGGCTGATCATGACATCCGACACCCCGGACTGGTTCTTCCGGCTTGCCTATGGGCGGGCGATGGTGCGCCAGCTGCGCGGGCAGGTTTTCGGCTTCGTCGGCATAAAGCCTTTGCGCGTCACGCATTTTGCAGCCGCCAGCCATCCGGCGCCGAAAGACGTCGAGAGATGGTCGGAAGCGGTGGCCGTACTGGGACGCGCCGCCCGCTAA
- a CDS encoding DUF2306 domain-containing protein, whose protein sequence is MAKIVKRLLLWLTGTLAALIAVYSLRYLFQGADAVDALAETDAFLNSLSGQMGSFWTEFAAHQKPLYHQHEFALVGHIAGASIALLVGMVQFVPYIRNNAPLLHRASGYLYTFTAVLGLGLGAYVSAALPMEGGAKAIVANILGGCLGIVFIVIAFVAIWRGQYEKHGQWMLRSYAILMAILTVYLLVTLFAVIGMEPVLGLTLAHMVCFPINLAIAEMIIRTSPQSFRTGAQPA, encoded by the coding sequence TTGGCAAAAATTGTAAAACGACTCCTGCTTTGGCTCACAGGCACCTTGGCGGCGCTGATTGCGGTCTATTCCCTGCGCTATTTGTTTCAGGGGGCCGATGCGGTGGACGCACTGGCCGAAACAGATGCGTTCCTCAACAGTCTGTCCGGGCAAATGGGCAGTTTCTGGACCGAGTTCGCCGCCCATCAGAAACCGCTTTACCATCAGCATGAGTTTGCGCTTGTCGGGCATATTGCAGGGGCGTCGATCGCCCTGTTGGTCGGGATGGTTCAGTTTGTGCCGTATATCCGGAACAACGCGCCGCTGCTCCACCGCGCTTCGGGATACCTTTATACGTTTACGGCGGTACTCGGCTTGGGACTTGGGGCCTATGTTTCTGCCGCATTGCCCATGGAGGGTGGCGCCAAGGCCATTGTGGCCAACATCCTTGGCGGATGCCTGGGCATTGTCTTCATCGTGATCGCCTTTGTCGCCATCTGGCGAGGGCAGTATGAAAAGCACGGCCAGTGGATGCTGAGAAGCTACGCGATCCTGATGGCAATTCTGACGGTCTACCTTCTGGTTACGCTATTTGCAGTGATTGGCATGGAGCCCGTGCTTGGCCTCACGCTGGCGCATATGGTGTGTTTCCCGATCAACCTCGCCATCGCCGAGATGATCATCAGAACATCCCCCCAGAGCTTCCGTACAGGGGCGCAACCCGCGTAA
- a CDS encoding sensor histidine kinase — MQVPADQMLEAMPLPALIIRRDERIGAANAPARALLGREIVDRHFITALRQPDLLDAIEGCLRDGTARRTDFLSLNARQEMTYRVLVVPLQLASGTGVVVSFEDVSHLEQTVQMRRDFVANVSHELRTPLTALIGFIETIKGPARNDPAGQARFLDIMEGEAQRMVRLVADLLSLSRVEAEERVRPSDPVDLGDLVRATLHGLTTIASDAGVTLVQELPDEPVRVPGDPDQLRQVLTNLVENGIKYAGGDASVTVRLSAPDYEPRLRGRGVRLVVADTGQGIDAIHLPRLTERFYRVDSHRSRQQGGTGLGLAIVKHIVNRHRGRLRVDSTRGEGTTVTILLPLE; from the coding sequence ATGCAGGTCCCCGCCGACCAGATGCTTGAAGCCATGCCGCTGCCAGCGCTGATCATCCGCCGGGACGAACGCATCGGCGCCGCGAACGCGCCGGCCCGGGCGCTTCTGGGCCGCGAGATCGTTGATCGCCACTTCATCACCGCCCTGCGGCAGCCCGACCTGCTGGATGCCATAGAAGGCTGCCTGCGCGACGGCACCGCGCGGCGCACCGATTTCCTGAGTCTGAACGCGCGGCAGGAAATGACCTACCGGGTGCTGGTGGTGCCGCTTCAGCTGGCCAGCGGCACCGGCGTGGTCGTCAGCTTCGAGGATGTCTCGCATCTCGAACAGACCGTGCAGATGCGCCGCGACTTTGTTGCCAACGTCAGCCACGAGCTGCGCACGCCGCTGACCGCGCTGATCGGTTTCATCGAGACGATCAAGGGCCCGGCCCGGAACGACCCGGCCGGACAGGCGCGGTTTCTGGACATCATGGAGGGCGAGGCGCAGCGCATGGTGCGGCTGGTCGCCGACCTGCTGTCGCTGAGCCGGGTAGAGGCCGAAGAGCGCGTGCGCCCCTCTGACCCGGTCGACCTTGGCGATCTGGTGCGCGCGACGCTGCACGGCCTGACGACAATCGCCTCTGACGCCGGAGTCACGCTGGTGCAGGAGCTGCCCGACGAGCCGGTGCGCGTGCCCGGGGATCCGGACCAGTTGCGGCAGGTGCTGACGAACCTCGTGGAGAACGGCATCAAATACGCCGGTGGCGATGCCTCTGTCACCGTGCGGCTGAGCGCCCCGGATTACGAGCCGCGCCTGCGTGGACGCGGGGTCCGGCTGGTGGTGGCGGACACCGGACAGGGGATCGACGCGATCCACCTGCCCCGCCTGACGGAACGCTTTTACCGCGTGGACAGCCACCGCTCTCGCCAGCAGGGCGGCACGGGGCTTGGGCTCGCCATCGTGAAACATATCGTCAACCGCCACCGCGGGCGGCTGCGGGTGGACAGCACACGAGGCGAAGGCACGACGGTCACCATCCTGCTGCCGCTGGAGTGA
- a CDS encoding trans-sulfuration enzyme family protein translates to MKKTLQRPVTPLAGVSSPVVPGIMPSVVYASDTPDSLDAQYEGTTQGFTYAREGHPNAEMLARRIDAMEGAENGIVTGSGMAAVAAVLLGLTQTGDHVIGGNGLYGRSLRMMAEDLPRMGVTTTLVDVTRAEAVAEAIRPETRMVMIEVVSNPSLRIADLDGIATVCNEKGVLLVVDNTFTTPSAVKPFEHGADIVLHSVTKLLAGHSDATLGWVAAKDSALNERLRVFAVTTGMTASPFDCWLAERGLATFDLRFTRAQDTAQRLADMLAETPGVTRVLYPTRADHPEAARAQSLLKGRGCNMVSFEIAGGRAAANALTTAAQGIAFAPTLGDVGTTLSHPASSSHRGLTPEGRAALGISEGFFRVSVGLEDPEALLATFADGLAAARAVAG, encoded by the coding sequence ATGAAGAAGACCCTGCAACGCCCCGTCACTCCGCTGGCCGGTGTCTCCTCCCCGGTGGTGCCCGGCATCATGCCCTCGGTCGTCTACGCCTCTGACACGCCCGACAGCCTTGATGCGCAATACGAAGGCACCACGCAGGGCTTCACCTATGCCCGCGAAGGCCACCCCAACGCCGAGATGCTGGCCCGCCGCATCGACGCCATGGAAGGCGCCGAAAACGGTATCGTCACCGGCTCTGGCATGGCCGCCGTCGCCGCCGTCCTGCTGGGTCTGACGCAGACCGGCGACCATGTAATCGGCGGCAACGGGTTGTACGGGCGCTCTTTGCGGATGATGGCCGAGGACCTGCCGCGCATGGGGGTCACAACCACCCTCGTCGACGTCACCCGCGCCGAAGCGGTGGCCGAGGCGATCCGCCCGGAAACCCGCATGGTGATGATCGAGGTTGTCTCGAACCCGAGCCTGCGGATCGCCGACCTCGACGGCATCGCCACCGTCTGCAACGAAAAGGGTGTGCTGCTGGTGGTGGACAACACCTTTACCACCCCCAGCGCCGTGAAGCCCTTCGAGCACGGCGCCGACATCGTCCTGCATTCGGTCACGAAGCTGCTGGCCGGGCACTCTGACGCGACGCTGGGCTGGGTCGCGGCAAAGGACAGCGCCCTGAACGAGCGCCTGCGTGTCTTTGCCGTCACCACCGGGATGACCGCCAGCCCCTTCGACTGCTGGCTGGCCGAACGCGGTCTTGCCACCTTCGACCTGCGCTTTACCCGCGCACAGGACACCGCGCAGCGGCTTGCCGACATGCTGGCCGAAACCCCCGGTGTGACCCGCGTTCTGTATCCCACCCGTGCCGACCACCCCGAGGCCGCGCGCGCCCAGTCCCTGCTGAAAGGGCGCGGCTGCAATATGGTCAGCTTCGAGATCGCAGGCGGCCGCGCCGCCGCCAACGCGCTGACGACCGCGGCGCAGGGCATCGCCTTCGCGCCGACGCTGGGCGACGTGGGCACGACGCTCTCGCACCCGGCTTCGTCCTCGCACAGGGGCCTGACCCCCGAAGGCCGGGCCGCGCTGGGCATCTCCGAAGGGTTCTTCCGGGTGTCGGTCGGTCTTGAGGATCCCGAGGCGCTTCTGGCCACCTTCGCCGACGGCCTCGCCGCGGCGCGGGCTGTGGCAGGCTGA